A genomic segment from Pseudanabaena sp. FACHB-2040 encodes:
- a CDS encoding alpha/beta hydrolase yields MRHREGRFTGDGKLELYYQCWHPAAEVKAVVGIVPGLGSHSGLFGSLVEGLVASGYGVYSVDLRGHGQSPGQRGHINRWAELCWDVGKFWQLMAAQNPGALCFLLGHSLGATVVLDYALRCSDALPGVVAIAPAIGPVGVSPIKMGIGRAFSRVWPRFSLDTGLPEEAGSRCPDWVAAYASDPLRHRQGTARLATEFLNTARRLRTELLTLQVPLLLLQGSEDSVVPPDGSRLLFGQLSLIDKEYREYSGGLHDLHNDICARQVSLDVVNWINRHVENKGLLCELSYHQ; encoded by the coding sequence ATGAGGCATCGAGAAGGGCGATTTACGGGTGATGGGAAGCTGGAGCTTTATTACCAGTGCTGGCACCCTGCTGCAGAGGTAAAAGCGGTGGTGGGTATTGTGCCGGGGTTGGGGAGCCACAGTGGGCTGTTTGGCTCCTTGGTTGAGGGCTTAGTGGCTTCTGGTTATGGGGTTTATAGCGTGGATTTGCGGGGGCATGGGCAGTCTCCGGGTCAGCGGGGCCACATTAACCGGTGGGCGGAGCTGTGTTGGGATGTGGGCAAGTTTTGGCAGCTCATGGCGGCGCAAAATCCGGGGGCGCTCTGTTTTCTATTGGGGCATAGCTTGGGGGCTACGGTTGTTTTGGACTATGCTCTGCGGTGCTCTGATGCGTTGCCGGGTGTGGTTGCGATCGCACCTGCTATTGGCCCGGTTGGGGTTTCTCCTATCAAGATGGGCATTGGCAGAGCCTTTTCGCGGGTCTGGCCTCGGTTCTCTTTAGATACAGGGCTTCCAGAAGAGGCCGGTTCTCGCTGCCCAGACTGGGTGGCTGCGTATGCGAGCGATCCGCTACGGCACCGACAGGGTACAGCTCGCCTGGCAACAGAGTTTCTGAATACTGCCAGACGGCTGCGAACGGAGCTGCTCACTCTGCAGGTTCCGCTGCTGCTTCTCCAAGGTAGTGAGGACTCGGTGGTACCACCAGACGGCAGCCGGCTGCTATTTGGGCAGCTCTCTCTTATCGATAAAGAGTACCGGGAATATTCGGGCGGCCTACATGACTTGCACAACGATATTTGTGCTCGGCAAGTGTCTCTAGATGTCGTGAACTGGATCAACCGGCATGTAGAGAACAAGGGCTTGCTCTGCGAGTTGAGTTATCACCAGTAG
- a CDS encoding AMP-binding protein, with protein MNAISVSHCAALEAESPILGRTLPALLDQACEGQPSLQEDPAAPQQTLNQWRRGRWQSLPIPEFRRAAEEFALGLETLGLVRGDRVALVMHSDTGFAIADMGCLLAGLVDVPIDLTQTIENILFILQQTAAKALVISNQDLLNQLMPYLWETPELGSVVLVEIEETREYGDAPPRLHIPASSSPHPESCLQIPRLLCQQPSGSPCPSPCPQCVQLATLAEVSAWGWERWSEAGVRGLRDAIAPHDLATILYIPSETKQPRGVMLSHENITANVLAAFSSYPDLPTGPEEVALLFLPLTHIFARVFLYGHLAFGHSIYFSDANHLIKHLRRVKPTFLITVPRLLEKVHERILDRAQHLSRFDRAVLLWAIKLAQRFNLNRTPHRLYALQLQLADRLVFGQWRDVFGGRLRACISGGAALSEELVRFFSAAGVPVLQGYGLTESSGVVCYNRGTDNRAGTVGMPIPGVEVAIAPDHEILIRAPFVMQGYYQDPEATRQAIDEAGWLHTGDLGTLSADRFLTITGVKKPLFKLSTGKYVSALPLEQGLMRSPLVAHAITVGLNRKFCGLLIFPNLEALRVGAETWGIDAGCPGWLQQPRIVALYQPLIDTANCHLPYWSTVRKFVLVDAELTQENGLLLADGRVNRTAVLERFAGEIEGLYGGGEDVGRGERGDAEREGRGVWGDGEGGEACPVYAKSLMRH; from the coding sequence ATGAATGCAATATCAGTCAGTCACTGTGCTGCCTTAGAAGCCGAAAGTCCAATTTTAGGACGCACTCTACCCGCTTTGTTGGATCAGGCTTGCGAGGGCCAGCCTTCCCTGCAGGAAGACCCCGCGGCTCCCCAGCAAACCCTCAATCAGTGGCGTCGGGGCCGATGGCAATCCCTCCCAATCCCCGAATTTCGTCGGGCCGCCGAAGAATTTGCCCTGGGCCTAGAAACCTTGGGGCTGGTTCGAGGAGACCGGGTCGCGCTAGTTATGCACAGCGACACAGGATTTGCGATCGCAGACATGGGCTGCCTGTTAGCCGGACTTGTCGATGTCCCCATCGACCTCACCCAAACCATCGAAAACATCCTATTCATTCTGCAGCAAACCGCCGCTAAGGCCCTAGTCATTTCCAATCAAGACCTGCTCAATCAGCTCATGCCCTATTTGTGGGAGACGCCGGAGTTAGGGAGTGTGGTGTTGGTGGAGATAGAAGAGACTCGGGAATATGGGGATGCGCCTCCGCGTCTCCATATCCCTGCGTCCTCTTCCCCTCACCCCGAATCCTGCCTCCAAATCCCCCGCCTCCTCTGCCAGCAACCGTCGGGATCGCCCTGTCCGTCGCCTTGTCCTCAGTGTGTTCAGCTAGCGACTTTGGCTGAGGTCAGCGCGTGGGGGTGGGAGCGGTGGTCGGAGGCGGGGGTGCGTGGGTTGCGAGATGCGATCGCACCCCACGACTTAGCGACGATTCTCTATATCCCGAGTGAGACTAAACAGCCTAGGGGCGTGATGCTGAGCCATGAGAACATCACGGCGAATGTGCTGGCGGCGTTTTCTAGCTATCCTGACCTGCCGACTGGGCCAGAGGAAGTAGCGCTGCTGTTTTTGCCGCTGACCCATATTTTTGCCAGGGTGTTTCTCTACGGGCACTTGGCCTTTGGGCACAGCATTTACTTCTCGGATGCCAATCACCTAATCAAACATCTGAGGCGGGTGAAGCCGACATTTTTAATTACGGTGCCGCGTCTGCTGGAGAAAGTGCATGAGCGGATTTTGGATCGGGCGCAGCATTTGAGTCGGTTTGATCGGGCGGTGCTGCTGTGGGCCATTAAGCTGGCTCAGCGATTTAACCTAAACCGAACGCCGCACCGTCTGTATGCGCTGCAGCTACAGTTGGCAGATCGGCTGGTGTTTGGCCAGTGGCGAGATGTGTTTGGCGGACGGCTGCGGGCCTGCATTAGCGGCGGGGCGGCGCTGTCGGAGGAACTGGTGCGGTTTTTCTCAGCGGCGGGGGTGCCCGTTCTCCAAGGCTACGGCCTGACAGAGAGCAGCGGCGTGGTCTGCTACAACCGGGGCACAGACAACCGGGCAGGTACGGTCGGAATGCCAATTCCGGGGGTGGAGGTTGCGATCGCACCCGATCACGAGATCCTCATCCGCGCGCCCTTTGTAATGCAGGGCTACTACCAAGATCCGGAGGCGACTCGACAGGCGATTGACGAAGCGGGCTGGCTCCATACGGGGGACTTGGGCACGCTCTCGGCTGACCGATTTCTCACTATTACCGGGGTCAAGAAACCGCTGTTTAAGCTCTCTACGGGCAAATATGTGTCGGCTCTGCCATTGGAGCAGGGGCTGATGAGATCTCCCTTAGTAGCCCACGCCATTACGGTCGGCCTTAACCGAAAGTTCTGCGGCCTGCTGATTTTTCCTAACCTAGAAGCCCTGCGAGTTGGGGCCGAAACCTGGGGCATTGATGCAGGTTGCCCTGGATGGCTCCAGCAGCCGCGCATTGTGGCCCTCTACCAGCCTTTGATTGATACAGCCAATTGCCACCTGCCTTACTGGTCTACCGTTCGCAAGTTTGTCCTAGTCGATGCTGAGTTGACTCAGGAAAACGGTCTGCTGTTG
- a CDS encoding DCC1-like thiol-disulfide oxidoreductase family protein has product MYHVIYDGQCNLCVNLVRLLESLDQGQQFRYIPMQDEVTLGQYGITSEDCEMGMILLDAENPTRRWQGSAAAEEIGQLMPLGSIFVNAYRALPGLKPTGDQVYEYVRDNRYTLFGKRDRIYFPKYPLCTTDACQKNFT; this is encoded by the coding sequence ATGTATCACGTTATCTACGATGGCCAATGCAATCTCTGTGTCAACCTGGTGCGGCTGCTGGAGAGCTTGGACCAGGGACAGCAGTTTCGCTATATTCCCATGCAGGATGAGGTGACCCTAGGGCAGTACGGTATTACCAGCGAAGACTGCGAAATGGGCATGATTTTGCTGGATGCGGAGAACCCGACTCGGCGCTGGCAGGGCAGTGCTGCGGCAGAAGAGATTGGGCAGCTGATGCCTTTAGGCTCAATTTTTGTCAATGCGTATCGGGCACTGCCTGGGCTCAAACCTACAGGCGATCAGGTCTACGAATACGTGCGCGACAACCGCTATACGCTATTTGGCAAACGCGATCGCATCTACTTCCCCAAATATCCCCTTTGCACCACCGACGCTTGCCAAAAGAACTTCACCTAG
- a CDS encoding alpha/beta hydrolase — protein sequence MVHADSPANPPFNSPKAQSRQTVIKQVKALLVKLLRRSQGFIAAQTLPHLADRTCRVYLGKAHQIHQARCRQILRSQLTLDPIQLGYFLGTSIGDTVLSWFERFFYLPAPADQAAQRHLLKNLLIQMAEDPEGLSLLSFMRHFPHTLQFNLDQLLLTAGDVERLLKETETILATLQNLAAAELTMGLSPDFSQAPDLRKPGAFEVVQHTLVLESEESSAGRELSSRPIRVRCYQPQPWPTQSVPVVIQSHGLASSPEDLEGYARHLASHGYFVAAPWHAGSDMQQVRNLLEGKSQDLFKAQEFIDRPLEISRLLDGLEQCNDTQFGGLLNLRAVGVMGYSFGAYTAFALAGAAIHFETLEAACRLPWNELNLSLLLQCQALGLPRGAYPLQDARIQAIVSLDAVGSGVFGAQGMGQIQVPALLLASSRDIAAPLVCEQIRLFQGLKNPHCYLGVIQGKTHIRNLQRLTESLNLRVKILPQNVGTCCELPFDQYINALSLAFFNQYLAQGIDCLPQLTADYAAYLSQPPFDLWLVSSGSWQEMGETRGDGT from the coding sequence ATGGTTCACGCCGACTCTCCAGCCAATCCTCCATTCAATTCTCCCAAGGCTCAATCCAGGCAGACTGTCATCAAGCAGGTTAAGGCGCTGCTGGTAAAGCTCCTGCGCCGCAGTCAAGGATTTATAGCCGCACAGACCTTGCCTCACCTAGCCGATAGAACCTGTAGGGTCTATCTCGGCAAGGCGCATCAGATTCATCAAGCCCGGTGCCGACAGATTTTGCGATCGCAGCTCACGCTCGATCCGATCCAGCTTGGCTATTTTTTGGGCACCTCCATAGGCGACACCGTACTGTCGTGGTTTGAGCGCTTTTTCTACTTACCCGCACCAGCAGATCAGGCAGCTCAAAGACACCTCCTGAAAAATCTGCTCATCCAGATGGCAGAAGACCCAGAGGGTCTGTCCTTACTGAGCTTCATGCGCCATTTTCCCCATACCCTACAGTTCAATCTAGACCAGCTACTCCTCACTGCTGGGGATGTAGAACGGTTGCTCAAAGAAACCGAAACCATTCTTGCCACCCTCCAAAATTTGGCCGCAGCCGAATTGACGATGGGCTTATCCCCAGACTTTTCCCAGGCCCCCGACCTGCGAAAGCCAGGAGCATTCGAAGTTGTGCAGCACACGCTGGTGCTGGAGAGTGAAGAAAGCTCTGCTGGCAGGGAGCTATCCTCCCGGCCAATCCGGGTTCGTTGCTATCAGCCGCAGCCCTGGCCTACCCAGAGCGTGCCCGTAGTCATTCAATCTCACGGGTTAGCCTCTAGCCCAGAAGATCTAGAGGGCTATGCCCGACACTTGGCCTCTCACGGTTATTTTGTCGCCGCGCCCTGGCACGCTGGCAGCGATATGCAGCAGGTGCGAAACCTGCTAGAAGGCAAATCCCAAGACCTTTTTAAGGCTCAAGAGTTTATCGATCGACCGCTAGAGATTAGCCGTCTTTTAGACGGGCTAGAGCAGTGCAACGACACTCAATTTGGCGGCCTGCTCAACCTTCGGGCCGTTGGCGTGATGGGCTACTCTTTTGGCGCTTACACCGCGTTTGCCTTAGCTGGAGCCGCCATTCATTTCGAAACGCTGGAGGCCGCCTGCCGTCTCCCCTGGAATGAACTGAATCTGTCGCTGCTGCTGCAGTGTCAGGCGCTGGGGCTGCCGCGCGGTGCTTATCCCCTGCAGGATGCGCGCATTCAGGCCATTGTCTCTCTCGATGCAGTGGGCAGTGGGGTTTTTGGCGCACAGGGTATGGGGCAAATTCAGGTACCGGCCCTGCTGCTGGCGAGCAGTCGGGATATCGCTGCGCCCTTGGTCTGCGAGCAAATCCGTCTCTTTCAGGGCCTAAAAAACCCTCACTGCTACCTGGGCGTGATACAGGGCAAAACTCACATCAGAAACCTGCAGCGTCTGACCGAGTCTTTAAACCTGCGGGTCAAAATATTGCCCCAAAACGTAGGCACCTGCTGTGAACTCCCCTTTGACCAGTACATCAATGCTCTCAGCCTCGCCTTTTTTAACCAGTACCTGGCTCAAGGCATCGATTGCTTGCCTCAGCTTACTGCTGACTATGCGGCCTATCTCAGTCAGCCTCCTTTTGATCTGTGGCTGGTGAGTTCGGGGTCGTGGCAGGAGATGGGAGAGACACGGGGAGATGGGACGTGA
- a CDS encoding GDSL-type esterase/lipase family protein produces the protein MDIRICFIGDSFVNGTGDSEYLGWVGRVCQKAAKAGHELTSYNLGVRRETSLQIEQRWQAEASCRLPETCQGRLVFAFGVNDAAEENGKSRVNPDDSVACARRLLLAAKAAYPVLMVGPPPVGNKAHNARIETLSQLFAEVCREIDVPYLEIYSKLVQSPVWHLEVNRGDGSHPATPGYQMLADLISQWSAWKAWFPKP, from the coding sequence TTGGACATTCGCATTTGCTTTATCGGCGATTCTTTTGTCAATGGCACAGGCGATTCGGAATACCTGGGCTGGGTGGGCCGGGTCTGTCAAAAGGCGGCCAAGGCAGGGCACGAGCTGACTAGCTATAACCTGGGGGTGCGACGCGAGACGAGCCTACAAATCGAGCAGCGCTGGCAGGCAGAGGCCAGCTGTCGGCTCCCAGAAACCTGCCAGGGACGGCTGGTATTTGCCTTTGGTGTAAACGATGCCGCCGAGGAAAACGGCAAATCGCGGGTTAACCCTGATGACTCTGTGGCCTGCGCCCGTAGGCTTTTGCTTGCCGCCAAAGCAGCCTATCCGGTTCTCATGGTTGGCCCGCCGCCCGTAGGGAACAAAGCCCATAATGCTCGAATTGAGACGCTTTCTCAGCTCTTTGCAGAAGTCTGCCGAGAGATTGACGTGCCCTACTTAGAGATCTACTCAAAGCTAGTGCAGTCGCCTGTGTGGCACCTGGAAGTGAACCGAGGCGACGGATCCCATCCAGCGACGCCAGGCTACCAAATGCTGGCTGACCTGATCTCGCAATGGTCTGCCTGGAAAGCCTGGTTCCCCAAACCATAA